In Alkalimarinus alittae, the DNA window GCCCCTGCATTTGAAGCACTTTGCCGTTTTATTCAGAATAAAAAAGCACCGGTTATGTTAATCACAGCTATAATCAGCCGAGTCAATGCGTCGCTATCAAACGCTAATCAAGAGCCCCTACCGGTTAGCTTCTATGACAGCGCCATACGCGCATTTTCCCAAGCAGATAAAGACAGTAAGGTGACAGAATGCATTAGCGCTATACTGGCATCACCTGCAGGACAAAATATAGAAGTGCTTCATAGTTTAAGCCTTTACTGTTGGCAGCACCTGAAAGATAAAAAGCTGATGACGCAATATCTCGACAACTTATCTCAGATTGAAGATGAGAAACCGATCTTTATTCAGCTAGTCACAGATTTAATGTTTGTACCTGATATGCGCCCTGAGGTGCTCACTCAATTCAGAAATCCAGAGCGGTCAGAAAGCCTAGGTGTTGCAATAGGACGTTTAATGAGTGGTGTTAGAGGTTAATACTGAAAGGGCTAGTACAGTAACTATTGCCACCCTTGCTAACGCCAAGGGTGGCGGTCTTAATTATGATCGCCTAAAGCGCTTCTAACGCGACTTTTTCACCGTTGAGCACTTTATGTAAATCGATAAACTGCTTGGTTAACGGGTGCTTAGGGGCGAAGTGTATTAACGGACTCTTAGCTTGGTGAGATTCTTTCATCTTAACAGATGAAGAAAGTCGAACAGGTAATACAGGTAGCTGCTCTTCTAACAGTTCGCTAATTAACTGACGTGGCAAGCTCGCTCTTGGTAAAAATTGGTTGGCAATAATGCCTTCTACCGATAGCCCTTGGTTATGGTCTTCTTGTAAATCTTGAATCTCACCCATAATTTGATAAAGCGCCTGACGGGAAAAGTCATCACAATCAAATGGAATCAAGCAACGATCTGCTGCAATCAACGCTGATCGAGTGTAAAAGTTAAGGGCTGGAGCCGTATCAATATAGATACGATCGAAGGTTTCACCCAGTTTGTTCAACGCGTCTCTTAATTTGTAAATTTTATGCTTAGCTTCGAGCTTTCGCTCAAGATAATCGAGCTCTGGGCTAGACGGCAACACATAAAGGTTATCAAACGGCGTTGCATGAACAAAATCTTCTGGTTTCTTGTTAAAAATATTAAACGCAACGGTTTGCTCGAACATGTCACCAATGGTGTCTTTCAAGTCAGCGGTTGGCTTACCCAGTAAATAATGACTAGAATTGCCCTGCGGGTCTAGGTCAACAACCAGCGTTCTCAAGCCCTCAGCAGCACTAATCGCCGCCAAATTCGAGGTAATACTAGACTTACCTACTCCACCTTTTAAATTAAATATGACACGCTTCATGTTTCCCCCAGGTTTTAAAATCCTTGTTGTCAGCAATCGAATGCAAATTCGATTTTCTGCAGACTATATTTTAATCAAGTTCTTCGCGACTTGTAACACGTTTCTCTAATACAATCTAAAAATCTATGCCACTTAGTTTTTACAGTTACATAAATATGTTTTACGACCTACACTAACACGGCTTACCAACCTAAGACCGACTTCACAAATGGGACCGTCAGTCGGCGCTGAGCACTTAATGAGGCATCATCAAGTTGGTCTAACAAAGCAAATAGTTCATCAAGGCTACGGTCACTTCGCTTCATGATATAGGCAGCGGTTTCATCGCCTAAAATCAACCCCTTGTCTTTAGCTTTCGATTTAAGCGCGACTGCTTTCTCTTCATCGGTCAGTTTAAATAGCTGCAATAGCAAGCCTGCACCTAATCTTGACCGTAAGTCAGCCAGCTTTAATGTTTGATTCGCCACGGGTTGAGAAGCAGTAACCGTTAACATTTTACCGTTGCTACGTAAGCGATTATAGAGGTCAAAAAGCGCTTCTTCACGCTCAAGATCATCAAATAGTAGGTCAATGTCGTCGAGCATAACTGCATCAAAAGATTCCAACCCATCAAATAGCTGCTTATCAAACACCCCGATATCTTTCAGCGAGAGAAACATTACTCGCTTACCCTGTGCTTCTAACGCATTACAAGAAGCATTCAATAAATGCGTTTTACCACTCGACTGATCACCACAAAGGTAAACAAATAGCTCAGCGGAATTGAGGGCATGCAGTAAAATATGACTATTTTTTTGATTCGCCGCGCCTAAAAAATTTTCGAAAGAGGCGTCTTGACGAAGCTTGACGGACAGAGTCAGCTGCTGAGGGTTATCAGCCTGAACAGTACTTTTCATAACAAACAATCAGGCCTTAATAGATTTACGGTAAATATAGGCTTTTCGGCCCCACACATAGGCATATTGGACACAACTCAACACTGCAAGCGCAGCGACTGCCCAAACTCCGTAATATAGAAAAGATAGCGGCATATCAAAACCAGATAATGAAACCACGATAGCCAATACATAAACAATTTGAACAAACGTATTGAGCTTACTAATCATTGAGGGCTTCATTTCATAAGCACCGATCCAGTAGTGATAAATCAGCGCGCAACTAACTATAATAATATCTCTGCCAAATACCA includes these proteins:
- a CDS encoding ParA family protein, translated to MKRVIFNLKGGVGKSSITSNLAAISAAEGLRTLVVDLDPQGNSSHYLLGKPTADLKDTIGDMFEQTVAFNIFNKKPEDFVHATPFDNLYVLPSSPELDYLERKLEAKHKIYKLRDALNKLGETFDRIYIDTAPALNFYTRSALIAADRCLIPFDCDDFSRQALYQIMGEIQDLQEDHNQGLSVEGIIANQFLPRASLPRQLISELLEEQLPVLPVRLSSSVKMKESHQAKSPLIHFAPKHPLTKQFIDLHKVLNGEKVALEAL
- the hda gene encoding DnaA regulatory inactivator Hda; the protein is MKSTVQADNPQQLTLSVKLRQDASFENFLGAANQKNSHILLHALNSAELFVYLCGDQSSGKTHLLNASCNALEAQGKRVMFLSLKDIGVFDKQLFDGLESFDAVMLDDIDLLFDDLEREEALFDLYNRLRSNGKMLTVTASQPVANQTLKLADLRSRLGAGLLLQLFKLTDEEKAVALKSKAKDKGLILGDETAAYIMKRSDRSLDELFALLDQLDDASLSAQRRLTVPFVKSVLGW
- a CDS encoding CDP-alcohol phosphatidyltransferase family protein, which produces MFLEWRHLPNLLTFLRIILVIPFAACLYFEYFKQALILFFIAGLSDGVDGFLARQFHWKSRFGEIADPLADKLLLVTAYVMLTIAGHLPIWLTAVVFGRDIIIVSCALIYHYWIGAYEMKPSMISKLNTFVQIVYVLAIVVSLSGFDMPLSFLYYGVWAVAALAVLSCVQYAYVWGRKAYIYRKSIKA